One part of the Deltaproteobacteria bacterium genome encodes these proteins:
- a CDS encoding fatty acid desaturase produces MEQHSQTQNDADKETRLLTDLRRQFVTAFFPISWLYWCDLLLSTFIGWGAFVVAMNAPFLSFLYIAATTTAIIALLRATIFIHELAHLKRGSIPGFELAWNLLVGVPFLLPSVMYDSHGDHHRQATFATAHDPEYAPIAQWSQFHIFRFVAGMIFVPALLALRWGVFGGPSLLLPPLRRFLLTRASSLVINPHYMRPLPQRDDHLRCYTLELATTLAFWSALFAFLYGALPLSWLCHWYIIGAGVAIVNQVRTLAAHRYQNDGRQLTTVEQLLDSINLTGLPWLTALAAPVGLRYHALHHFLPTLPYHSLGAVHRQLVAQLSPGSPYRQTEERGIFAAVQKLLQHPLSRTDVTPSLDHKKSHSHMCHPECNEGSLREILRSARNDNGKR; encoded by the coding sequence ATGGAGCAACATTCACAGACCCAGAACGACGCAGATAAAGAAACACGTCTGCTGACCGACCTCCGTCGTCAATTCGTGACTGCGTTTTTCCCAATTTCGTGGCTGTACTGGTGTGATCTGCTTCTGTCGACCTTCATCGGCTGGGGAGCTTTCGTTGTCGCCATGAACGCTCCGTTTCTTTCCTTCCTTTATATCGCGGCCACAACAACTGCCATTATCGCTCTTCTCCGAGCAACTATCTTTATTCATGAACTCGCACACCTGAAACGTGGTTCAATACCAGGATTCGAACTCGCCTGGAATCTGTTGGTCGGAGTTCCGTTTTTGCTACCGAGTGTGATGTATGACTCCCACGGCGATCATCATCGCCAGGCAACGTTTGCAACCGCACACGACCCTGAATACGCTCCGATTGCACAGTGGAGCCAGTTCCATATTTTCCGGTTTGTTGCCGGTATGATTTTCGTTCCGGCACTGCTCGCACTGCGTTGGGGAGTCTTCGGGGGACCGTCCCTCTTATTGCCACCACTTCGTCGTTTCCTGCTCACCCGAGCCTCATCGTTGGTCATCAACCCACACTATATGCGCCCACTTCCTCAGAGAGATGACCATCTTCGCTGCTATACCCTAGAACTCGCGACGACCCTCGCGTTCTGGAGTGCACTCTTTGCTTTTCTGTACGGCGCATTACCCCTGAGCTGGCTATGCCACTGGTATATCATCGGCGCGGGAGTTGCCATCGTTAACCAAGTGCGCACGTTGGCAGCACATCGGTATCAGAACGACGGTCGACAACTCACGACCGTAGAACAACTGCTAGACTCGATCAATCTGACCGGACTACCGTGGCTCACTGCTCTTGCCGCACCAGTTGGCCTCCGCTATCACGCCCTCCACCACTTCTTACCAACACTGCCGTATCACAGCCTTGGCGCAGTCCATCGTCAGCTTGTAGCCCAACTTTCCCCGGGGTCTCCCTATCGCCAAACCGAAGAACGGGGGATTTTTGCGGCTGTGCAGAAATTGCTGCAGCATCCTCTCTCACGAACTGACGTCACACCGTCTTTGGATCACAAGAAATCACACTCCCACATGTGTCACCCTGAGTGTAACGAAGGGTCGCTCAGAGAGATTCTTCGCTCCGCTCGCAATGACAATGGTAAGCGATAA